In Castor canadensis chromosome 11, mCasCan1.hap1v2, whole genome shotgun sequence, a single genomic region encodes these proteins:
- the LOC109683140 gene encoding uncharacterized protein isoform X4 has product MLRSLTRVAAPVLRASWVRWSGSWAGVPTHVVDLRSDTVTRPGPAMRRAMAEAVVGDDDYGEDPTVRELQEKVALLLGVEQTLFVPTNTMANLIAVMGHCRRRGSQLLLGQECHLHVYEQGGVAQIAGVHSQPLPDLPHGTLDLDELERVITRSLGSPYYPVCELVCLENTHSSSGGRVLPVDYLQQVHFLAQAHGVRVHLDGARLMNAAVTLRVSPARIVEHCDSVSFCFSKGLGAPVGALIGGTKDFIEEAWRLRKVLGGGMRQAGVLAAAALVGLADAEEVLLRDHSNAQRAPGTVITHLLCGSCCRGNQHGAGESGRAATCRTVPTPAGCEH; this is encoded by the exons ATGCTCCGCTCACTGACACGGGTCGCGGCCCCTGTTCTCCGGGCGTCCTGGGTACGGTGGTCTGGGAGCTGGGCGGGGGTCCCGACCCATGTGGTGGACCTGCGCAGCGACACGGTGACCAGGCCCGGGCCGGCTATGAGGCGCGCCATGGCCGAGGCGGTCGTAGGGGATGATGACTACGGCGAGGACCCCACCGTCCGCG AGTTGCAGGAGAAGGTTGCATTGCTGCTCGGGGTGGAGCAGACTCTCTTTGTGCCCACCAACACCATGGCCAACCTCATCGCTG TGATGGGTCACTGCCGGCGCCGGGGCTCGCAGCTCCTTCTTGGGCAGGAGTGCCATCTCCACGTCTATGAGCAGGGCGGGGTGGCTCAG ATCGCTGGTGTGCACTCCCAACCCCTCCCAGACCTGCCCCATGGCACCTTGGACCTGGATGAGCTGGAGAGGGTAATCACCCGGAGCCTTGGGAGCCCCTACTACCCAGTCTGCGAGCTCGTGTGCCTGGAGAACACGCACAGCAGCTCAGGAGGCCGGGTCCTCCCTGTTGACTACCTCCAACAG GTGCACTTCCTGGCCCAGGCTCATGGGGTCCGGGTCCACCTGGATGGGGCCCGGCTGATGAATGCAGCGGTAACTCTACGTGTGTCCCCTGCACGCATCGTGGAGCACTGCGACTCTGTATCCTTCTGTTTTTCTAAG GGCCTGGGTGCACCGGTGGGGGCCCTAATTGGGGGGACCAAGGACTTCATTGAAGAAGCCTGGCGCCTCCGGAAAGTCCTGGGCGGAGGTATGCGTCAGGCTGGGGTGCTGGCCGCAGCCGCCCTGGTGGGACTGGCCGATGCAGAGGAGGTGCTGCTGAGGGATCACAGCAATGCCCAGAG GGCTCCAGGAACTGTCATCACCCATTTGCTCTGTGGATCCTGCTGCCGTGGAAACCAACATGGTGCTGGTGAGAGTGGACGGGCTGCCACCTGCAGAACTGTGCCGACGCCTGCAGGCTGTGAGCACTGA
- the LOC109683140 gene encoding uncharacterized protein isoform X2 has protein sequence MLRSLTRVAAPVLRASWVRWSGSWAGVPTHVVDLRSDTVTRPGPAMRRAMAEAVVGDDDYGEDPTVRGEPRAQARGRGLRGDPGVLSMVLARRESCRRRLHCCSGWSRLSLCPPTPWPTSSLIAGVHSQPLPDLPHGTLDLDELERVITRSLGSPYYPVCELVCLENTHSSSGGRVLPVDYLQQVHFLAQAHGVRVHLDGARLMNAAVTLRVSPARIVEHCDSVSFCFSKGLGAPVGALIGGTKDFIEEAWRLRKVLGGGMRQAGVLAAAALVGLADAEEVLLRDHSNAQRFAQGLQELSSPICSVDPAAVETNMVLVRVDGLPPAELCRRLQAVSTEEVAQTGQAVSVLLFPWTEQSVRAVWHRDISSWDTELALRKWEFVLKQLGS, from the exons ATGCTCCGCTCACTGACACGGGTCGCGGCCCCTGTTCTCCGGGCGTCCTGGGTACGGTGGTCTGGGAGCTGGGCGGGGGTCCCGACCCATGTGGTGGACCTGCGCAGCGACACGGTGACCAGGCCCGGGCCGGCTATGAGGCGCGCCATGGCCGAGGCGGTCGTAGGGGATGATGACTACGGCGAGGACCCCACCGTCCGCGGTGAGCCTCGCGCGCAAGCCCGGGGCCGGGGTCTTCGAGGCGACCCCGGGGTGCTGTCCATGGTGCTGGCGAGAAGGGAG AGTTGCAGGAGAAGGTTGCATTGCTGCTCGGGGTGGAGCAGACTCTCTTTGTGCCCACCAACACCATGGCCAACCTCATCGCTG ATCGCTGGTGTGCACTCCCAACCCCTCCCAGACCTGCCCCATGGCACCTTGGACCTGGATGAGCTGGAGAGGGTAATCACCCGGAGCCTTGGGAGCCCCTACTACCCAGTCTGCGAGCTCGTGTGCCTGGAGAACACGCACAGCAGCTCAGGAGGCCGGGTCCTCCCTGTTGACTACCTCCAACAG GTGCACTTCCTGGCCCAGGCTCATGGGGTCCGGGTCCACCTGGATGGGGCCCGGCTGATGAATGCAGCGGTAACTCTACGTGTGTCCCCTGCACGCATCGTGGAGCACTGCGACTCTGTATCCTTCTGTTTTTCTAAG GGCCTGGGTGCACCGGTGGGGGCCCTAATTGGGGGGACCAAGGACTTCATTGAAGAAGCCTGGCGCCTCCGGAAAGTCCTGGGCGGAGGTATGCGTCAGGCTGGGGTGCTGGCCGCAGCCGCCCTGGTGGGACTGGCCGATGCAGAGGAGGTGCTGCTGAGGGATCACAGCAATGCCCAGAGGTTTGCCCAAG GGCTCCAGGAACTGTCATCACCCATTTGCTCTGTGGATCCTGCTGCCGTGGAAACCAACATGGTGCTGGTGAGAGTGGACGGGCTGCCACCTGCAGAACTGTGCCGACGCCTGCAGGCTGTGAGCACTGAGGAGGTGGCCCAGACCGGCCAGGCTGTGAGCGTGCTGCTCTTCCCCTGGACAGAACAGTCTGTGCGTGCTGTGTGGCACCGTGACATCTCCTCATGGGACACTGAACTGGCACTGAGGAAGTGGGAGTTCGTGCTGAAGCAGTTGGGGTCCTGA
- the LOC109683140 gene encoding uncharacterized protein isoform X1 yields the protein MLRSLTRVAAPVLRASWVRWSGSWAGVPTHVVDLRSDTVTRPGPAMRRAMAEAVVGDDDYGEDPTVRELQEKVALLLGVEQTLFVPTNTMANLIAVMGHCRRRGSQLLLGQECHLHVYEQGGVAQIAGVHSQPLPDLPHGTLDLDELERVITRSLGSPYYPVCELVCLENTHSSSGGRVLPVDYLQQVHFLAQAHGVRVHLDGARLMNAAVTLRVSPARIVEHCDSVSFCFSKGLGAPVGALIGGTKDFIEEAWRLRKVLGGGMRQAGVLAAAALVGLADAEEVLLRDHSNAQRFAQGLQELSSPICSVDPAAVETNMVLVRVDGLPPAELCRRLQAVSTEEVAQTGQAVSVLLFPWTEQSVRAVWHRDISSWDTELALRKWEFVLKQLGS from the exons ATGCTCCGCTCACTGACACGGGTCGCGGCCCCTGTTCTCCGGGCGTCCTGGGTACGGTGGTCTGGGAGCTGGGCGGGGGTCCCGACCCATGTGGTGGACCTGCGCAGCGACACGGTGACCAGGCCCGGGCCGGCTATGAGGCGCGCCATGGCCGAGGCGGTCGTAGGGGATGATGACTACGGCGAGGACCCCACCGTCCGCG AGTTGCAGGAGAAGGTTGCATTGCTGCTCGGGGTGGAGCAGACTCTCTTTGTGCCCACCAACACCATGGCCAACCTCATCGCTG TGATGGGTCACTGCCGGCGCCGGGGCTCGCAGCTCCTTCTTGGGCAGGAGTGCCATCTCCACGTCTATGAGCAGGGCGGGGTGGCTCAG ATCGCTGGTGTGCACTCCCAACCCCTCCCAGACCTGCCCCATGGCACCTTGGACCTGGATGAGCTGGAGAGGGTAATCACCCGGAGCCTTGGGAGCCCCTACTACCCAGTCTGCGAGCTCGTGTGCCTGGAGAACACGCACAGCAGCTCAGGAGGCCGGGTCCTCCCTGTTGACTACCTCCAACAG GTGCACTTCCTGGCCCAGGCTCATGGGGTCCGGGTCCACCTGGATGGGGCCCGGCTGATGAATGCAGCGGTAACTCTACGTGTGTCCCCTGCACGCATCGTGGAGCACTGCGACTCTGTATCCTTCTGTTTTTCTAAG GGCCTGGGTGCACCGGTGGGGGCCCTAATTGGGGGGACCAAGGACTTCATTGAAGAAGCCTGGCGCCTCCGGAAAGTCCTGGGCGGAGGTATGCGTCAGGCTGGGGTGCTGGCCGCAGCCGCCCTGGTGGGACTGGCCGATGCAGAGGAGGTGCTGCTGAGGGATCACAGCAATGCCCAGAGGTTTGCCCAAG GGCTCCAGGAACTGTCATCACCCATTTGCTCTGTGGATCCTGCTGCCGTGGAAACCAACATGGTGCTGGTGAGAGTGGACGGGCTGCCACCTGCAGAACTGTGCCGACGCCTGCAGGCTGTGAGCACTGAGGAGGTGGCCCAGACCGGCCAGGCTGTGAGCGTGCTGCTCTTCCCCTGGACAGAACAGTCTGTGCGTGCTGTGTGGCACCGTGACATCTCCTCATGGGACACTGAACTGGCACTGAGGAAGTGGGAGTTCGTGCTGAAGCAGTTGGGGTCCTGA
- the LOC109683140 gene encoding uncharacterized protein isoform X3, with protein MWPPRPKIVQLADRLQPHLLDHSPQPRARGCYLNKCTLCLTRHSGLALSAAVDPAFPAPPTPPPQSCRRRLHCCSGWSRLSLCPPTPWPTSSLIAGVHSQPLPDLPHGTLDLDELERVITRSLGSPYYPVCELVCLENTHSSSGGRVLPVDYLQQVHFLAQAHGVRVHLDGARLMNAAVTLRVSPARIVEHCDSVSFCFSKGLGAPVGALIGGTKDFIEEAWRLRKVLGGGMRQAGVLAAAALVGLADAEEVLLRDHSNAQRFAQGLQELSSPICSVDPAAVETNMVLVRVDGLPPAELCRRLQAVSTEEVAQTGQAVSVLLFPWTEQSVRAVWHRDISSWDTELALRKWEFVLKQLGS; from the exons ATGTGGCCACCAAGACCAAAGATTGTGCAGCTGGCAGACAGGCTCCAGCCCCACCTGCTGGACCACTCCCCACAGCCCCGGGCAAGGGGCTGTTACTTGAACAAATGCACTTTGTGCCTTACAAGACACAGTGGCTTGGCTCTGAGTGCAGCTGTTGATCCAGCCTTTCCTGCCCCACCCACCCCTCCTCCTCAGAGTTGCAGGAGAAGGTTGCATTGCTGCTCGGGGTGGAGCAGACTCTCTTTGTGCCCACCAACACCATGGCCAACCTCATCGCTG ATCGCTGGTGTGCACTCCCAACCCCTCCCAGACCTGCCCCATGGCACCTTGGACCTGGATGAGCTGGAGAGGGTAATCACCCGGAGCCTTGGGAGCCCCTACTACCCAGTCTGCGAGCTCGTGTGCCTGGAGAACACGCACAGCAGCTCAGGAGGCCGGGTCCTCCCTGTTGACTACCTCCAACAG GTGCACTTCCTGGCCCAGGCTCATGGGGTCCGGGTCCACCTGGATGGGGCCCGGCTGATGAATGCAGCGGTAACTCTACGTGTGTCCCCTGCACGCATCGTGGAGCACTGCGACTCTGTATCCTTCTGTTTTTCTAAG GGCCTGGGTGCACCGGTGGGGGCCCTAATTGGGGGGACCAAGGACTTCATTGAAGAAGCCTGGCGCCTCCGGAAAGTCCTGGGCGGAGGTATGCGTCAGGCTGGGGTGCTGGCCGCAGCCGCCCTGGTGGGACTGGCCGATGCAGAGGAGGTGCTGCTGAGGGATCACAGCAATGCCCAGAGGTTTGCCCAAG GGCTCCAGGAACTGTCATCACCCATTTGCTCTGTGGATCCTGCTGCCGTGGAAACCAACATGGTGCTGGTGAGAGTGGACGGGCTGCCACCTGCAGAACTGTGCCGACGCCTGCAGGCTGTGAGCACTGAGGAGGTGGCCCAGACCGGCCAGGCTGTGAGCGTGCTGCTCTTCCCCTGGACAGAACAGTCTGTGCGTGCTGTGTGGCACCGTGACATCTCCTCATGGGACACTGAACTGGCACTGAGGAAGTGGGAGTTCGTGCTGAAGCAGTTGGGGTCCTGA